The following proteins are co-located in the Gordonia polyisoprenivorans genome:
- a CDS encoding sulfurtransferase: MFMAQNLIDVDALTEEMLSDRPPVILDVRWALGRTDGRERYREGHIPGAVYVDLDSELADPPSAELGRHPLPSSDRLQDAARRWGVDDSSPVVVYDDIGNLAAARAWWLLTWAGHTDVRMLDGGLDAWRSAGMRVSAGDTAARPGTVTLTGGELPHVSLDEVARLSSEIRDGRDDVVILDARAGERYRGETEPMDPRAGHVPGAVSVPTAGNLADDGRFLSPEQLRERFTAAGVTENAQVIAYCGSGINAAHELAALAIAGFSGTLFPGSWSQWSADPELPAAVGPTP; encoded by the coding sequence ATGTTCATGGCGCAGAACCTGATCGACGTCGACGCACTGACCGAGGAGATGCTCTCGGACCGTCCGCCGGTGATCCTCGACGTCCGCTGGGCGCTGGGGCGGACCGACGGGCGTGAGCGGTATCGGGAGGGCCACATCCCCGGAGCCGTCTACGTCGATCTCGATTCCGAACTGGCCGACCCGCCGTCGGCCGAACTCGGGCGCCACCCGCTGCCGTCGTCGGATCGCCTGCAGGACGCCGCGCGACGCTGGGGTGTGGACGACTCGTCGCCGGTGGTGGTCTATGACGACATCGGCAACCTGGCGGCGGCCCGCGCGTGGTGGTTGCTGACCTGGGCCGGGCACACCGACGTCAGGATGCTCGACGGTGGGCTCGACGCCTGGCGGTCGGCCGGGATGCGTGTCTCCGCCGGCGACACCGCCGCGCGTCCCGGCACCGTCACCCTGACCGGCGGCGAACTCCCGCACGTGTCGCTCGACGAGGTCGCGCGACTGTCCTCGGAGATCCGGGACGGCCGCGACGACGTGGTCATCCTCGATGCCCGCGCCGGCGAACGGTATCGCGGGGAGACCGAACCGATGGATCCCCGCGCCGGACATGTGCCCGGCGCCGTCAGTGTCCCGACGGCCGGGAATCTCGCCGACGACGGACGGTTCCTGTCACCCGAGCAACTGCGGGAACGGTTCACCGCAGCCGGAGTCACCGAGAATGCGCAGGTCATCGCTTACTGCGGATCGGGAATCAACGCCGCGCACGAGCTCGCGGCGCTGGCCATCGCCGGGTTCTCGGGCACCTTGTTCCCGGGGTCGTGGTCGCAATGGTCCGCCGATCCGGAGTTGCCTGCGGCGGTGGGCCCCACTCCGTAG
- a CDS encoding zinc-binding metallopeptidase family protein, translating into MRDFHCRKCGQQLTFENSLCLNCESKLGFHLPSRTIQVLDDKEQAQVDDALIGRCANSGVAACNWLVEIGEGLPALCESCRLTRTRPDDSDTDAMAAFAEAELAKRRVIVELDELQLPIFGKDEDPEIGLAFDLLSSATQQVITGHANGVVTLDLAEGDDVHREQLRVSMDEPYRTLIGHFRHEIGHFYQMVLVGDGPNRGRYEELFGDPDEDYQAALDRHYGDGPPENWKDDYVSSYATMHPAEDWAETFAHYLHIRDTLDTAAAFALAPAGATLDADLPGQVGFDRIIEWWLPLTWALNQINRSMGHQDLYPFVLPPKVLEKMEFIHELITSDD; encoded by the coding sequence TTGCGCGATTTCCACTGCCGTAAATGCGGCCAGCAGCTGACTTTCGAGAACTCGCTGTGTCTGAACTGCGAGAGCAAGCTGGGCTTCCATCTGCCCTCCCGAACCATCCAGGTCCTCGACGACAAGGAGCAGGCGCAGGTCGACGACGCGCTGATCGGGCGCTGCGCCAACAGCGGCGTCGCCGCATGCAACTGGCTCGTCGAGATCGGGGAGGGATTGCCCGCGCTGTGCGAGTCGTGCCGGCTGACCCGCACCCGTCCCGACGACTCCGACACCGACGCCATGGCCGCATTCGCCGAGGCCGAGCTCGCCAAGCGGCGCGTCATCGTCGAACTCGACGAACTGCAGCTGCCGATCTTCGGCAAGGACGAGGACCCGGAGATCGGCCTGGCCTTCGACCTGCTCTCCAGCGCCACCCAACAGGTCATCACCGGCCACGCCAACGGTGTGGTCACCCTCGACCTCGCCGAGGGCGACGACGTCCACCGCGAACAGCTGCGGGTGTCGATGGACGAGCCCTACCGCACCCTCATCGGCCACTTCCGCCACGAGATCGGGCACTTCTATCAGATGGTGCTCGTCGGTGACGGCCCCAATCGCGGGCGCTACGAGGAACTGTTCGGTGATCCCGACGAGGACTATCAGGCCGCGCTCGATCGCCACTACGGCGACGGGCCGCCGGAGAACTGGAAGGATGACTACGTCTCGTCCTACGCGACCATGCATCCCGCCGAGGACTGGGCTGAGACCTTCGCCCACTACCTCCACATCCGCGACACTCTCGACACGGCGGCCGCGTTCGCCCTGGCCCCGGCCGGCGCCACTCTCGACGCCGACCTCCCCGGTCAGGTGGGCTTCGATCGCATCATCGAATGGTGGTTGCCGCTGACCTGGGCGCTCAACCAGATCAACCGCTCGATGGGCCATCAGGACCTCTATCCCTTCGTGCTGCCGCCGAAGGTCCTGGAGAAGATGGAGTTCATCCACGAACTGATCACCTCCGACGACTGA
- a CDS encoding flavin reductase family protein has protein sequence MSGFRTNQDLDAARLRKAFGIFPTGVVAVAAEVDGAVIGLAASSFTSVSLDPPLVSVSIANTSKTWPDLRRADHLGVTVLADHQDVLCRQLAGPVAQRFDGVLLNASDEGAVTLDDGLAQFDCTVYREVEAGDHIIVLLELHSVDHPETGSPLIFHRSGFGRLATTA, from the coding sequence GTGAGCGGGTTCCGAACCAACCAGGACCTCGACGCCGCGCGACTTCGCAAGGCGTTCGGGATCTTTCCCACCGGCGTCGTCGCGGTGGCCGCGGAGGTCGACGGAGCGGTGATCGGCCTGGCCGCGAGCTCGTTCACGAGCGTCAGCCTCGATCCGCCACTGGTGTCGGTGTCGATCGCGAACACCTCGAAGACCTGGCCGGATCTGCGTCGCGCAGATCATCTCGGGGTCACCGTGCTCGCCGACCATCAGGACGTCCTCTGCCGCCAGCTCGCCGGTCCGGTGGCCCAGCGATTCGACGGGGTGCTTCTCAACGCGTCGGACGAGGGGGCCGTGACCCTCGATGACGGTCTCGCGCAATTCGATTGCACCGTTTACCGCGAGGTCGAGGCCGGTGACCACATCATCGTCCTGCTCGAGTTGCACAGCGTCGACCACCCCGAGACCGGCAGCCCGCTCATCTTCCACCGCAGCGGATTCGGTCGGCTCGCCACCACCGCGTGA
- a CDS encoding LLM class flavin-dependent oxidoreductase: MKFHWFLPTNGGDGRTVVGGGHGVAAQASSRPASVPYLGQIARSAEQLGFEAALTPTGAWCEDAWVSTAMLSSVSERLKFLVAFRPGVTAPFLSAQMAGTFQNLSGGRLLLNVVTGGEDAEQAMFGDFSTKEERYARADEFLEIVRRLWTGETLTFEGKYLSVENATLHQIPDPLPEIYFGGSSAAGIAVAARHADVYLTWGEPPEAVAEKIARVRRAAAEQGRELTYGIRLHTIARATSEEAWAEADRLLENISAEDIARIQSGLKRSASEGQQRMLALNKGSKDGLEIYPNLWAGIGLVRGGAGTAMVGSYTEIADLIEAYHDVGIDEFVLSGYPHLEEAYWFGEGVLPELTRRGLWEHPAPPRAARAAVPFGAPVKAVSAS, encoded by the coding sequence GTGAAGTTTCATTGGTTTCTCCCCACCAACGGCGGCGACGGTCGGACGGTGGTCGGCGGCGGCCACGGGGTGGCGGCGCAGGCCTCGTCGCGACCGGCGTCGGTGCCCTACCTCGGACAGATCGCGCGCAGTGCCGAACAACTCGGCTTCGAGGCGGCGCTCACCCCGACCGGGGCCTGGTGCGAGGACGCATGGGTGTCGACGGCCATGCTCAGCAGCGTCTCCGAGCGGCTGAAGTTCCTGGTGGCCTTCCGGCCCGGTGTCACCGCTCCGTTCCTCTCCGCGCAGATGGCCGGAACCTTCCAGAATCTGTCCGGCGGACGCCTGCTGCTGAATGTGGTGACCGGTGGTGAGGATGCCGAGCAGGCCATGTTCGGTGACTTCAGCACCAAGGAGGAGCGCTACGCCCGCGCCGACGAGTTCCTCGAGATCGTCCGTCGCCTGTGGACCGGGGAGACGCTGACCTTCGAGGGCAAGTACCTCTCGGTGGAGAACGCGACCCTGCACCAGATCCCGGACCCGCTTCCCGAGATCTACTTCGGTGGCTCGTCGGCGGCCGGAATCGCCGTGGCCGCCAGGCACGCCGACGTCTACCTCACCTGGGGTGAACCGCCCGAGGCGGTGGCCGAGAAGATCGCGCGCGTTCGTCGGGCGGCCGCCGAGCAGGGGCGGGAACTGACCTACGGCATCCGGTTGCACACCATCGCTCGCGCGACCTCGGAAGAGGCGTGGGCCGAGGCGGATCGGTTGCTGGAGAACATCTCCGCCGAGGACATCGCCCGCATCCAGTCCGGCCTGAAGCGCTCGGCGTCGGAAGGTCAGCAGCGGATGCTCGCGCTCAACAAGGGTTCCAAGGACGGCCTGGAGATCTACCCGAATCTGTGGGCCGGTATCGGGCTGGTGCGCGGTGGGGCGGGGACCGCGATGGTCGGTTCCTACACCGAGATCGCCGACCTCATCGAGGCCTACCACGACGTGGGTATCGACGAGTTCGTGTTGTCCGGGTATCCGCACCTCGAAGAGGCGTACTGGTTCGGCGAGGGCGTGCTGCCGGAGCTGACCCGTCGTGGACTGTGGGAGCATCCGGCGCCGCCGCGCGCCGCCCGCGCCGCAGTGCCCTTCGGTGCGCCGGTCAAAGCGGTGTCGGCCTCGTGA
- a CDS encoding TetR family transcriptional regulator, translating to MTTRQTYAEASRALLRTTLLDGLRDLLVEKDWPSITMADVARKSGVGRQTVYNEFGSRHGLAQAYAMRLATEFADIVASTVAERPHDIHDALHDAFAAFFAVAAADPLITSLQRGEAKPDLLRLITTDAAPLITTASARLTVMLTTSWLGLADDDAVRIARAITRMALSYVAMPPESGRDVAADLAAVMAPAVIAARGGETATGATPTTEE from the coding sequence GTGACCACCCGACAGACCTACGCGGAGGCGAGTAGGGCGCTCCTGCGCACAACTCTGCTCGACGGTCTGCGGGATCTGCTGGTCGAAAAGGACTGGCCGTCGATCACGATGGCCGACGTCGCCCGGAAATCGGGCGTCGGACGCCAAACCGTGTACAACGAGTTCGGTTCCCGCCACGGTCTGGCGCAGGCGTATGCGATGCGCTTGGCCACGGAATTCGCCGACATCGTCGCGTCGACTGTCGCCGAGCGCCCGCACGATATCCACGACGCACTGCACGATGCGTTCGCCGCCTTCTTCGCCGTGGCCGCGGCCGACCCGCTCATCACCTCGCTGCAGCGGGGTGAGGCCAAGCCGGATCTGCTGCGGCTGATCACCACCGATGCCGCGCCGCTGATCACGACCGCGAGCGCGCGTCTCACCGTCATGCTCACCACCTCGTGGCTCGGGCTCGCCGACGACGACGCCGTGCGTATCGCGCGAGCGATCACGCGCATGGCGCTGAGCTACGTGGCGATGCCACCCGAGAGCGGCCGCGATGTCGCCGCCGACCTCGCTGCGGTCATGGCCCCCGCGGTCATCGCGGCCCGCGGCGGCGAAACGGCGACGGGTGCCACCCCGACGACAGAGGAGTGA
- a CDS encoding NAD(P)H-dependent oxidoreductase, which translates to MTTAVVVGNPKPASRTLDAATYVATQLTGGAPDLVVDLATLGTAILDWSDPGVGELVTQVGAADLVVFASPTYKAAYTGLLKLFLDRFAGGTGLSGIAIPLMLGGSPAHSLAPELTLRPVLTEIGGTVPGRGLYVVDSRHDDPEAYADWLAATAPVVSRLLEVHA; encoded by the coding sequence GTGACGACGGCCGTCGTCGTCGGAAATCCCAAGCCGGCCAGTCGAACCCTGGATGCCGCGACGTATGTGGCCACCCAACTCACCGGTGGCGCACCCGATCTCGTCGTCGACCTCGCGACCCTCGGTACAGCGATTCTCGACTGGTCCGACCCGGGGGTCGGCGAGTTGGTGACGCAGGTCGGCGCCGCCGATCTCGTCGTGTTCGCCAGCCCGACCTACAAGGCCGCCTACACCGGCCTCCTCAAACTGTTCCTCGATCGGTTCGCAGGTGGCACAGGGCTTTCCGGTATCGCGATTCCCCTCATGCTCGGTGGTTCGCCCGCGCACTCGCTTGCACCCGAGCTCACCCTGCGGCCGGTGTTGACCGAGATCGGCGGGACCGTCCCCGGTCGCGGGCTCTATGTCGTCGATTCCCGCCATGACGATCCGGAGGCGTACGCCGACTGGTTGGCGGCGACCGCGCCGGTCGTATCCCGATTGCTGGAGGTGCACGCGTGA